TGGGTGAACCGCCCGTTTTTGTCGGCGCTGGTGCAGGTGATTTTGAAGGAGTCATGCGGGAATGCCGCCATGAAGGTTTCGCCCAGTTGCAGCTCGATGGGAGTGGTCAGGCGGTAAGGCTCGCGCTGCTCGGCCAGCGGGGCGATGCCAGCCTCATGAATCATCCGCACGTATTCCCGGGCGCTGCCATCAGCGATGGGGGGTTCATTGGCATCCAGTTCCACGATGGCGTTGTCCACCCCGCAGCCGGCGAAAGCGGCCAGCACGTGCTCCACCGTGTGCACTTTGGCATTGCCCTTGGCCAGGGTGGTGGAGCGCAGGGTGTCGCTCACCTGCTCGATGCGCGCCTCTATCTCCGGCCGGCCTTCCAGGTCCACCCGCCGAAAGCGGATGCCGGTATTGGCCGGAGCGGGCAGAAACGTCATGTTCACCCGGTTGCCGCTATGAAGGCCAATGCCGGAGAACGACGCGGACTTTTTAAGCGTTTGTTGTTGCGCCATGCAGAGGCATTCAACAAAAACCGTGTCCGCTTTGCAAGAACGCCGTTTTGCCAATCAGGCCGGTGGCGGTGCGTGGGATGGGTGCCCTTTTTTAAATCCCGCGACTGCGGCGGGTGGGCGCCGGCTCCTGAAAGCCGTTGGCGCACTCCACCGTTGCGCGGGAGGGCTGCCTCCACTACTCTTGGGGGTGGACGGATGCCGCCATGATGCTGGTCATAGACAATTACGATTCGTTTACCTTCAACCTGGTGCAATACCTGGGCGAGATGAATGTCCCCATGCGCGTTGTCCGCAATGACCAGATCACTCTGGACGAGGTCGCCGCGCTCAAACCGGAGCGCATTCTCATTTCGCCCGGCCCTTGTTCGCCGCGCGAGGCCGGCCTGTCCAATGACATCATCCGCACCTTCGGCCCGCGCATCCCGCTGTTTGGCGTCTGCCTGGGGCATCAATGTATTGGGCACACCTTTGGCGCCCGGGTGATTGTGAACTACCGCATGATGCACGGCAAAGTCTCACCGATCCACCACAACGGGCGCGATTTATTCCAGGGCATGCCCAATCCCTTCCGCGCCACCCGCTATCATTCGCTGGTGATTGAACGGGCCTCGCTGCCGGATTGTCTGGAAATCACCGCCGAATCGGATGAAGGGGAGATCATGGGGGTGCGGCACAAGCAGTATCCCATCTGGGGCGTGCAGTTTCACCCGGAAAGCATTTTGACCGAGGAAGGCCGCCGGTTGGTGGGCAACTTTCTGAAACTGGGATGACGGCATCTTGGGCGCTCAAGCCCGGGGATGGAAGCGGCGATGAAGCTCCCGCAAGTGGCTGGAGGCGACGTGAGTATAGACCTCGGTGGTGGCGATGTGCGCGTGGCCGAGCAGTTCCTGAATTACCCGCAAATCCGCCCCATGTTCCAAAAGATGCGTGGCAAAGCTGTGGCGCAGCATGTGGGGCGTGATGCGCCGTTGAATCCCCGCCCGGCGCACACATTGCCGAATGCGCCACCATAGGGTGACTGGCGAAAAGGCCGTGCCGCGCCGGGTCAGGAAAACATTGGCCGGGGACTTGGGGGTGACCAGCTCCGGCCGGCCACGCGCCAGGTAATCCCGCAGCGCGGCAATGGCCACTTCTCCCACCGGCACCACCCGCTCTTTATTGCCCTTGCCAATCACGTTGATGAAGCCGGCTTCCAGATGCAGTTGTTCCACCCGTAGCGCGCACAATTCGGCCCGGCGCAGGCCGCAGGCGTAGGCCAGCTCCAGAATGGCATGATCGCACAAGTCGCGGGGCGTGGCCTTCTGTCCCGGGGCCTGCAGGAGGCGCTGGATTTCCGCGTCGGAGAGCGCCTTGGGCAGCCGCTGCCAGCGGCGTGGCAGGGACAACGATTCAGTGACGTTGAGCGGGAGGTGTTTTTCCTGTTCAGCCCAGCGGTAAAAGGCCCGCAACGCCGCAATTTCCAGATAAACGCTCTCAGGGGCCAGACGGCGGGGAGAATCCTTTGGCTCGGTGTGCAGAGGTCGTCGGCGCTCGTGCTCCAGGTAGCGCATCAAATCCGGCAGCTTGATTTGGCGCCAGTCCTGAAAACCTTCCTTTTCCGCCCAGTTGACAAACGCCCCTAGCAGCGCGGCGTAGGTGCGCTGGGTGTGCTCGGCCATGCCGCGCTCCAGGCGCAGGTGCATGAGAAAGTCCTCCACCAGCGCTTGCATGGCTGCGGTGGCTGGGGGCCCCGAAGGGGCCGCTTACAAATCGCGGCCCGTCAGGCGGCGATAGGCCTCCAGGTATTTGGCCTGGGTCTTTTCGACAACGTCCGGCGGCAGCATCGGGCCGGGGGGATTCTTGTCCCAATTCAACGTCTCCAAATAATCCCGCACAAATTGCTTGTCGTAACTGGGCTGGCCGCGCCCCGGTTGGTATTGATCCGCCGGCCAGAACCGGGACGAGTCCGGCGTCAGGACTTCATCAATCAAAATCAACTGGCCCTGGTACAGCCCAAACTCAAACTTGGTATCCGCGATGATGATGCCCCGCTGGCGGGCGTAAGCCCGGGCATGAGTGTAGATTTTCAGGCTTAAATCGCGCACTTTTTCAGCAATTTCCCGTCCCACAATCTGCGCTGCCTGTTCAAAGGAGATGTTCTCGTCATGCCCGGTCTCCGCCTTGGTGGCGGGGGTGAAGATCGGCTCCGGCAGCTCGCTGGACTCCTGCAATCCCGGCGGCAGTGGGATGCCGCATACAGTCCGGGAGGCCTTGTATTCCTTCCACCCGGAGCCAGCCAGATAGCCGCGCACCACGCACTCGATGGCCAGGGGCTGGGCCTTTTTTACAATCATGCTGCGGCGTTGCAACTGGGGCGCCCAGGCCGCCAGCGCCGGGGGCAGGGGATCGCCCGCCCGCAGCACCCGATGGTTGGGCACCAACGCTTCGGTTTGGTCAAACCAGAAATGCGAAAGCTGGGTCAGC
The sequence above is drawn from the Verrucomicrobiia bacterium genome and encodes:
- a CDS encoding tyrosine recombinase; the protein is MQALVEDFLMHLRLERGMAEHTQRTYAALLGAFVNWAEKEGFQDWRQIKLPDLMRYLEHERRRPLHTEPKDSPRRLAPESVYLEIAALRAFYRWAEQEKHLPLNVTESLSLPRRWQRLPKALSDAEIQRLLQAPGQKATPRDLCDHAILELAYACGLRRAELCALRVEQLHLEAGFINVIGKGNKERVVPVGEVAIAALRDYLARGRPELVTPKSPANVFLTRRGTAFSPVTLWWRIRQCVRRAGIQRRITPHMLRHSFATHLLEHGADLRVIQELLGHAHIATTEVYTHVASSHLRELHRRFHPRA
- a CDS encoding phosphoribosylaminoimidazolesuccinocarboxamide synthase; amino-acid sequence: MADIPLLTIELPGIKKLKSGKVREVFDLGEHLLFVATDRISAFDVVMPNGIPRKGEVLTQLSHFWFDQTEALVPNHRVLRAGDPLPPALAAWAPQLQRRSMIVKKAQPLAIECVVRGYLAGSGWKEYKASRTVCGIPLPPGLQESSELPEPIFTPATKAETGHDENISFEQAAQIVGREIAEKVRDLSLKIYTHARAYARQRGIIIADTKFEFGLYQGQLILIDEVLTPDSSRFWPADQYQPGRGQPSYDKQFVRDYLETLNWDKNPPGPMLPPDVVEKTQAKYLEAYRRLTGRDL
- a CDS encoding aminodeoxychorismate/anthranilate synthase component II, whose translation is MMLVIDNYDSFTFNLVQYLGEMNVPMRVVRNDQITLDEVAALKPERILISPGPCSPREAGLSNDIIRTFGPRIPLFGVCLGHQCIGHTFGARVIVNYRMMHGKVSPIHHNGRDLFQGMPNPFRATRYHSLVIERASLPDCLEITAESDEGEIMGVRHKQYPIWGVQFHPESILTEEGRRLVGNFLKLG